A stretch of Candidatus Caldatribacterium sp. DNA encodes these proteins:
- a CDS encoding glycoside hydrolase family 31 protein, whose amino-acid sequence MLFSKLNNRLVASHGGETIWIEPFGRDCLRFRSSRRGCIEDLDWTLLPQEEVEPEITVTPEGATIRNGKIVAKVDARGSVRYEKNTGEVLLEELWIDGRVLNADLLKARNYRAKSSELFEISLYFKAYPGEHFFGMGQYANDCLDLKGCVLELAQRNTQISIPFLLSSRGYGFIWNNPSVGRAELAKNHTMWFAAGARQIDYLVIAGETPKDILRRYAEITGKPPMIPEWALGFWQCKLRYRTQEEILSVAREYKKRGLPLSVIVVDFFHWPKQGDWKFDPKFFPSPEEMVRELEELGIRVMVSIWPTVDITSENYEEMARRGLLVRTERGIPVLFTFRGITTVFDATNPEARRFIWEKVKENYYRYGIKMFWLDEAEPEFGMPGLGYDNVLPYDYDNLRYFLGNGLEVSNIYPFFYAQAFFEGMKEAGETEIVNLIRCAWLGSQRFGVVVWSGDIPSTFESLRRQIKAGLNMAVCGIPWWTTDIGGFYGGDPESPSFRELIIRWFQFGVFCPIFRLHGFRLPYPKDPNRCPAEELTGGPNEIWSFGDKAYEVIRELLFLRERLKPYILEGTRKAHEEGIPFMRPLFLEFPNDPECYTVEDEYLFGPDLLVAPVTEEGARKRPVYLPKGARWTDPYTGVVYEGGQWIEADAPIERIPVFLRDGAKLPICG is encoded by the coding sequence ATGCTCTTCTCTAAGTTAAATAACCGACTCGTAGCCTCGCACGGAGGAGAAACGATTTGGATTGAGCCCTTCGGGCGGGATTGCCTCCGTTTTCGTTCATCCCGTCGGGGATGCATCGAAGACCTTGATTGGACACTTCTCCCTCAGGAAGAGGTGGAGCCGGAAATCACCGTAACCCCTGAAGGGGCGACCATCCGGAACGGGAAAATCGTTGCTAAGGTCGACGCCCGGGGAAGTGTCCGGTACGAGAAAAATACGGGAGAGGTGCTCCTTGAGGAACTTTGGATTGATGGAAGGGTCCTTAATGCCGACCTTTTGAAGGCGAGGAACTACAGGGCAAAGAGTTCAGAGCTCTTTGAAATCTCCCTCTACTTCAAGGCCTATCCCGGAGAGCACTTCTTCGGCATGGGGCAGTACGCCAACGACTGCCTTGACCTCAAAGGATGTGTTCTTGAACTTGCCCAGCGGAATACCCAAATCAGCATTCCTTTCCTTCTCTCCTCCCGGGGGTACGGCTTCATCTGGAACAATCCTTCCGTCGGTCGGGCGGAACTCGCTAAAAACCACACCATGTGGTTTGCCGCCGGAGCTCGGCAGATTGACTATCTTGTTATTGCCGGAGAAACCCCCAAGGACATCCTCAGGCGCTACGCCGAAATCACGGGAAAGCCGCCCATGATTCCAGAGTGGGCTTTGGGCTTTTGGCAGTGCAAGCTCCGGTACCGAACCCAGGAAGAGATTCTCTCTGTTGCCCGGGAGTACAAAAAGCGGGGCCTTCCCCTCTCGGTCATCGTTGTCGACTTCTTCCACTGGCCAAAGCAGGGGGACTGGAAGTTCGACCCGAAGTTCTTCCCAAGTCCGGAAGAAATGGTGCGGGAACTCGAAGAGCTCGGCATTCGGGTCATGGTCTCCATCTGGCCGACTGTCGACATCACAAGCGAAAACTACGAGGAAATGGCAAGGCGAGGACTTCTTGTCCGCACCGAGCGGGGAATTCCGGTTCTCTTCACCTTCCGGGGCATCACAACGGTTTTCGACGCCACAAATCCTGAAGCCCGCAGGTTCATCTGGGAAAAGGTCAAGGAGAACTATTACCGCTACGGCATCAAGATGTTCTGGCTTGATGAAGCCGAACCAGAATTTGGAATGCCCGGCCTCGGGTACGACAACGTCCTCCCCTACGATTACGACAACCTCCGGTACTTCCTCGGGAACGGCCTTGAGGTGAGCAACATCTACCCCTTCTTTTACGCCCAGGCGTTCTTTGAAGGCATGAAGGAAGCCGGCGAAACGGAAATCGTCAACCTCATCCGCTGCGCGTGGCTCGGGAGCCAGCGCTTTGGGGTCGTGGTGTGGTCTGGGGATATCCCCTCGACTTTCGAGTCTCTGCGCAGGCAAATTAAAGCCGGCCTCAACATGGCCGTGTGCGGCATCCCCTGGTGGACCACCGACATCGGGGGATTCTACGGTGGAGACCCGGAGAGTCCGAGCTTCCGAGAGCTCATCATCCGCTGGTTCCAGTTCGGGGTCTTCTGTCCCATCTTCCGTCTCCACGGTTTCCGCCTTCCTTACCCCAAGGACCCAAACCGCTGCCCTGCTGAGGAGCTCACCGGGGGACCAAACGAAATATGGTCCTTTGGGGACAAAGCGTACGAAGTAATCAGGGAGCTCCTCTTCCTCCGGGAACGCTTGAAGCCCTACATCCTTGAAGGCACGCGGAAAGCCCACGAGGAAGGAATACCCTTCATGCGACCTCTTTTCCTTGAGTTCCCCAATGATCCAGAGTGCTACACCGTTGAAGACGAGTACCTCTTTGGGCCGGATCTTCTTGTTGCCCCGGTGACCGAAGAAGGTGCCCGCAAAAGGCCGGTGTACCTCCCCAAAGGAGCCCGCTGGACCGACCCTTACACGGGCGTGGTCTACGAGGGAGGCCAGTGGATTGAGGCCGATGCTCCGATAGAGCGTATTCCGGTCTTTTTGCGGGACGGGGCTAAACTCCCCATTTGCGGATAG